Proteins from a single region of Flavobacterium sp. YJ01:
- a CDS encoding ammonium transporter, with translation MRKIILSVILITILVLTFISNFIIADNPIPAEAVKFDTGDTAWMIVATAFVLLMTPGLGFFYGGMVGKKNVISTMLQSFMAMVIVTILWVVVAFGLAFGPTIGGIIGNPSTNLFFEGVGTNTAWSLAPTIPFMLFALFQAKFAIITPALITGAFAERIRFWAYLLFMVLFIILIYTPLAHMTWHPDGVFFKMGVLDFAGGTVVHMSAGWAALAGAIFLGKRKVQKANPARITYVLLGTGLLWFGWFGFNAGSALGANGLATQALGTTTVAAAAAAMAWVFLDKILGHKLSALGACIGAVVGLVAITPAAGFVSISHAIFIGLFSAIVSNIVVSKFPKGKIDDALDVFACHGVGGMVGMLLTGVFASKAINPAVGDNQGLIFGTPTLFINQLTALVVVSIFAFVASYVLFFIVNKITPLRVTEEKEELGLDISQHGEFL, from the coding sequence ATGCGAAAAATTATTTTAAGTGTGATTCTTATCACGATTTTAGTACTAACCTTTATTTCAAACTTTATCATTGCAGATAACCCAATTCCAGCAGAAGCTGTAAAGTTTGATACGGGAGATACTGCCTGGATGATCGTTGCAACTGCATTTGTATTGTTAATGACACCTGGATTAGGTTTCTTCTACGGAGGTATGGTAGGTAAGAAGAACGTAATTAGTACTATGCTACAAAGTTTTATGGCAATGGTAATTGTTACAATTTTATGGGTTGTTGTTGCTTTCGGATTAGCTTTTGGACCAACTATTGGAGGTATTATTGGTAATCCATCTACTAATTTATTCTTTGAAGGTGTTGGAACAAACACAGCTTGGAGCCTTGCACCAACGATTCCTTTTATGTTATTCGCATTATTTCAGGCAAAATTCGCTATCATTACTCCTGCGTTAATCACTGGAGCATTTGCAGAACGTATCCGTTTCTGGGCGTATTTGTTATTTATGGTTTTATTCATCATTTTAATATACACTCCGCTTGCTCACATGACTTGGCATCCTGATGGAGTTTTCTTCAAAATGGGAGTTCTTGACTTCGCTGGAGGAACTGTAGTACACATGAGTGCTGGATGGGCCGCATTGGCTGGAGCTATTTTCTTAGGAAAAAGAAAAGTTCAAAAAGCAAATCCTGCTAGAATTACTTATGTATTGTTAGGAACAGGTTTACTTTGGTTCGGATGGTTTGGTTTCAACGCTGGTTCTGCTTTAGGAGCAAACGGTCTTGCAACTCAAGCATTAGGAACAACTACTGTTGCTGCTGCAGCTGCTGCTATGGCATGGGTTTTCCTTGATAAAATCTTAGGACACAAATTATCTGCTCTTGGAGCTTGTATTGGAGCTGTTGTAGGTCTTGTTGCTATCACGCCTGCTGCTGGTTTCGTAAGTATTTCTCATGCAATCTTTATTGGTTTATTCTCTGCAATTGTTAGTAACATTGTTGTGAGCAAATTCCCTAAAGGAAAAATCGACGATGCTCTTGATGTATTTGCTTGTCACGGTGTTGGTGGTATGGTAGGTATGTTGTTAACTGGTGTTTTTGCTTCAAAAGCAATCAACCCAGCAGTTGGAGATAATCAAGGTTTAATCTTCGGAACTCCAACATTATTCATCAACCAATTAACTGCTTTAGTTGTTGTTTCAATCTTTGCTTTTGTTGCTTCTTATGTTTTATTCTTCATCGTTAATAAAATTACTCCTCTAAGAGTTACTGAAGAAAAAGAAGAATTAGGATTAGATATTTCTCAACACGGAGAATTCTTATAA
- a CDS encoding thioredoxin family protein, with product MNFTQNPQTSLSRNIWTKSLLLFLFFFAFAKGNAQILEPVKWTSKIEKKGSNAVLIFDAVIEKDWHMYSQFTPEGGPLALEITFKNQKGNYELVGKAKEGKTRTAYNDVFEVNETFFEGKAHIEQEIKIINPNLKTVDVDFDFQVCKEVCINSSKKFSIAVPSTFKIEEIPVVAEAKADETKVVGIAVDTVKKEEAIQPKVEKTTEIAKEEIPAPASSRSLWSIFFVAFLFGFTALLTPCVFPMIPMTVSFFTKQSKTRAAGIKNAIIYGVSIIVIYVGLGLIVTKIFGADALNALSTDVWFNLIFFVILVVFATSFLGAFEIMLPNSWANKADEQADKGGIIGILFMALALAIVSFSCTGPIVGTILVEAATNGGIAPAIGMLGFSTALALPFMLFAMFPGWLNSLPKSGGWLNTVKVVLGFLELAFAFKFLSNADLVLQLHFLEREVFIAIWIAIFAAMTLYLFGKITLPHDSPTHHISVGRLYLGLLTLVFTMYLIPGLWGAPLKLISAFPPPPTYSESPFGVGGSGNGGVSAESAKGLPKGAELGPHGIMVFHDYEDGLAYAKEIKKPIMLDFTGYACVNCRKMENNVWSEPEILPILKNDVVLISLYVDDKRELPKEEQFTTASGDKIITTGDKWTDFMISKYKTNTQPLYVITDLEGNNLNASKPTISYVSADEYLKWLKEGISNFK from the coding sequence ATGAACTTTACTCAAAATCCTCAGACAAGTTTGTCAAGAAATATTTGGACTAAATCTCTGTTACTTTTCTTGTTTTTCTTTGCTTTTGCAAAAGGGAATGCACAAATTTTAGAGCCAGTAAAATGGACTTCTAAAATTGAAAAAAAAGGAAGTAATGCCGTTTTAATATTTGATGCCGTTATCGAAAAAGATTGGCATATGTATTCGCAATTTACTCCAGAAGGCGGACCTTTAGCTTTAGAAATTACTTTTAAAAACCAAAAAGGAAACTATGAATTAGTTGGAAAAGCCAAAGAAGGTAAAACCAGAACAGCTTACAACGATGTTTTTGAAGTTAATGAAACTTTTTTTGAAGGAAAAGCGCACATTGAGCAAGAGATTAAAATTATCAATCCAAACTTAAAAACGGTCGATGTAGATTTTGATTTTCAGGTTTGTAAAGAAGTTTGCATCAATTCTAGCAAAAAGTTCTCAATTGCAGTTCCTTCCACTTTTAAAATAGAGGAAATTCCAGTTGTTGCTGAAGCAAAAGCGGATGAAACTAAAGTAGTAGGAATCGCGGTTGATACTGTTAAAAAAGAAGAAGCAATTCAGCCAAAAGTTGAGAAAACTACAGAAATAGCTAAAGAAGAAATTCCTGCGCCAGCATCATCAAGAAGTTTATGGTCTATCTTTTTTGTAGCTTTCTTGTTCGGATTTACTGCGCTGTTGACACCTTGCGTTTTCCCAATGATTCCGATGACAGTAAGTTTCTTTACTAAGCAAAGTAAAACAAGAGCTGCTGGAATAAAAAATGCTATTATTTACGGTGTTTCTATTATCGTAATTTATGTTGGTTTAGGATTAATTGTTACTAAAATATTTGGTGCAGATGCTTTAAATGCTTTGTCTACAGATGTTTGGTTTAATCTTATTTTCTTTGTGATTTTAGTAGTTTTTGCTACTTCATTTTTAGGAGCATTCGAAATTATGCTTCCAAATTCATGGGCAAACAAAGCAGATGAACAAGCCGATAAAGGCGGGATAATTGGTATATTGTTTATGGCATTGGCTTTAGCAATTGTGTCTTTTTCTTGTACAGGACCAATCGTAGGTACAATTTTGGTTGAAGCTGCGACAAATGGAGGAATCGCTCCAGCAATCGGAATGTTAGGGTTTTCTACTGCATTGGCACTTCCATTTATGTTGTTTGCAATGTTTCCGGGCTGGTTAAATTCATTGCCAAAATCTGGAGGTTGGTTAAATACAGTAAAAGTTGTTTTAGGATTTTTAGAATTAGCATTTGCATTTAAATTTTTATCAAATGCCGATTTAGTTTTACAGTTGCACTTTTTAGAAAGAGAAGTGTTTATCGCCATCTGGATCGCTATTTTTGCTGCAATGACTTTGTATTTATTCGGAAAAATTACATTACCGCATGATAGTCCAACGCACCATATTTCTGTTGGAAGATTATATTTAGGATTATTGACTTTGGTATTTACAATGTATTTAATTCCTGGACTTTGGGGAGCGCCTTTAAAATTAATCAGCGCGTTTCCGCCGCCTCCAACATATAGTGAAAGTCCGTTTGGAGTAGGAGGATCTGGAAATGGTGGTGTGTCTGCAGAATCAGCAAAAGGACTTCCGAAAGGTGCAGAATTAGGTCCTCACGGAATTATGGTTTTTCACGATTACGAAGACGGTTTGGCTTATGCAAAAGAAATTAAAAAGCCAATTATGCTTGATTTTACAGGATACGCTTGTGTAAATTGTAGAAAAATGGAAAACAATGTTTGGTCTGAGCCTGAAATTTTGCCAATTCTAAAAAATGATGTTGTTTTAATTTCGCTTTATGTTGATGATAAACGCGAACTTCCAAAAGAAGAACAATTTACAACGGCATCAGGAGATAAAATTATTACAACTGGTGATAAATGGACAGATTTTATGATTTCAAAATATAAAACTAATACGCAGCCTTTGTATGTAATTACAGATTTAGAAGGAAATAATTTGAACGCTTCTAAACCAACAATTAGTTATGTAAGTGCTGATGAATATTTAAAATGGTTGAAAGAGGGGATTTCTAATTTTAAATAA
- the tilS gene encoding tRNA lysidine(34) synthetase TilS, giving the protein MFSKFQNHIISRFPFLAEKKLFLAVSGGLDSMVLLHLFEQLPYEIAVLHCNFQLRGVESFGDQEFIQNFCAQNNIPIFTTHFDTEAFAKDYKLSTQVAARELRYSWFYELLEEENFDYILTAHHADDNLETFIINLTRGTGLEGLTGIPEQNDKIIRPLLPFSREEILKYAEENKIEWREDSSNASTKYLRNKIRHNLVPVLKEINPNFLDAFQKTQSFLQESKEMVEDASIMIYQQVAKEAGDDIHFDLNQLKKLPNYKSYLYQWLNEFGFSAWNDIYDLVEGQSGKQIFSEEFRLLKNRETLILSPFSETSEKEEYVINENDTDVNFPLKISLCNVGHTTYDSNRVIFVDADKIRFPLLLRKWKEGDVFQPFGMHGKSKKVSKLFKDEKLSLIEKEKTWILCSDDQIVWVAGIRQDERFKIEKATNKIYKIELQ; this is encoded by the coding sequence ATGTTTTCAAAATTTCAAAACCATATCATTTCGAGATTTCCATTCTTAGCAGAAAAAAAACTTTTTCTAGCAGTAAGTGGCGGATTGGATAGTATGGTTTTGCTTCATTTGTTTGAACAACTGCCTTATGAAATTGCCGTTTTGCATTGCAATTTTCAACTTCGTGGAGTAGAAAGCTTTGGCGATCAAGAATTTATTCAGAATTTCTGTGCTCAAAATAATATTCCAATATTTACCACTCATTTTGATACTGAAGCTTTCGCTAAAGATTATAAATTATCGACGCAAGTTGCGGCAAGAGAACTCCGTTACAGTTGGTTTTACGAACTTTTGGAAGAAGAAAACTTCGATTATATCTTAACAGCACATCATGCCGACGATAATTTGGAAACTTTTATTATCAATTTAACTCGCGGAACTGGTTTAGAAGGTTTAACGGGAATTCCAGAGCAAAATGATAAAATTATTAGACCGCTTTTGCCTTTTTCAAGAGAAGAAATCTTGAAATATGCCGAAGAAAATAAAATAGAATGGCGAGAAGATAGCAGTAATGCTTCAACGAAATATTTGCGAAATAAAATTCGCCATAATTTAGTTCCGGTTTTAAAAGAAATCAATCCAAATTTTCTGGATGCTTTTCAAAAAACACAATCTTTTCTGCAGGAATCAAAAGAAATGGTGGAGGATGCCTCGATTATGATTTATCAGCAAGTGGCAAAAGAAGCTGGAGATGATATTCATTTCGATTTAAATCAATTAAAAAAACTTCCGAATTACAAATCGTATTTATATCAATGGCTAAATGAATTTGGTTTTTCGGCTTGGAATGATATTTACGATTTAGTAGAAGGGCAATCTGGAAAACAGATATTTTCTGAAGAGTTTAGATTGTTGAAAAATAGAGAAACTTTGATTTTAAGTCCGTTTTCTGAAACGTCAGAAAAGGAAGAATACGTGATTAATGAAAACGATACAGACGTTAATTTTCCCTTAAAAATAAGTCTTTGTAACGTAGGTCACACAACTTATGATTCAAATAGAGTTATATTTGTCGACGCCGATAAAATCCGTTTCCCTTTATTATTGCGTAAATGGAAAGAAGGGGATGTTTTTCAGCCTTTTGGAATGCACGGAAAATCTAAAAAAGTTAGTAAGCTTTTTAAAGATGAGAAGCTTTCATTAATAGAAAAAGAAAAAACATGGATTTTGTGTTCAGACGATCAAATAGTTTGGGTTGCAGGAATTAGACAAGATGAACGTTTTAAAATAGAAAAAGCCACAAATAAAATATATAAAATAGAATTACAATAA